The DNA region cagagatagggaggggtgtagggggctggcagaggttacagagagagggaggaggtgtagggggctggaggaggttacggagatagggaggaggtgtagggggctagaggaggttacagggatagggaggaggtgtagggggctggaggaggttacagagagagggaggaggtgtagggggctggaggaggttacagagatagggaggaggtgtagggggctagaggaggttacagggatagggaggaggtgtagggattggatgaggttacagagatggggagggggtttaggagactagaggaggttacagagatagggaggagttgtagggggctggaggaggttacagagatagggaggtggtgtaggggctggaggaggttacagagatagggaggcggtgtagggggttggaggagattacagagatagggggtgtagtgggctggcggaggttacagggatagggagggggtgtagggggtggagcaggttacagagatagggagggggtgtagggactggaggaggttacggagatagggaggggttgtagggactggaggaggttacagagatagggagggggtgtagggactggaggaggttacagagatagggagggggtgtagggactggaggaggttacagagatagggagggggtgtagggactgaaggagggtacagggatagggagggttgtcgggggctggaggaggttacagagatagggagggggtgtcaggagctggaggagtttacagagatagggagagggtgtaggggctggaggaggttacagagatagggagggggtgtaggggctggaagaggtttacagagatagggaggggttgtaagagctggaggaggttacagagatagggagggggtgtaggggctggaggaggttacagagatagggaggggtgtagggggctggtggaggttacatagacagggagggggtgtagtgtgctggaggagtttacaaggatagggagggggtgtagggtctggaggaggtttcagggatagggagggggtgtaggggctggaggaggttacagggatagggagggggtgtagggggctggaggaggttacagggatagggagggggtgtagggggggctggcggaggttacagggattgggagggggtgtagggggctggcggaggttacagggataaggagcgggtgtaggggaggttacagggatagggagggggtgtagagggggctcgaggaggttacagggatagggagggggtgtagggcgcTGGAGGTCgttatagggatagggagggggcgtagtgGGAgctgggagggggttacagggataggggggggtgtgggggggctgggagggggttatagaacatagaacatagaaagccacagcacaaacaggcccttcggcccacaggttgcgccgatcacatccccacctctaggcctatctatagccctcaatcccattaaatcccatgtactcatccagaagtctcttaaaagaccccaacgagtttgcctccaccaccaccgacgtcagccgattccactcacccaccaccctctgagtgaaaaacttacccctgacatctcctctgtacctaccccccagcaccttaaacctgtgtcctctcgtagcaaccatttcagcccttggaaatagcctctgagagtctaccctatccagacctctcaacatcttgtaaacctctatcaggtcacctctcatccttcgtctctccagggagaagagaccaagctccctcaacctatcctcataaggcatgccccccaatccaggcaacatccttgtaaatctcctctgcaccctttcaatggcttcaacatctttcctgtaatgaggtgaccagaactgcgcgcagtactccaagtggggtctaaccagggtcctataaagctgcagcattatctcccgactcctaaactcaatccctcgattaatgaaggccagtacgccgtacgccttcttgaccgcatcctccacctgcgaggccgatttaagagtcctatggacccggaccccaaggtccttctgatcctctacactgctaagaatggtacccttcatattatactgctgcttcatcccattggatctgccaaaatggatcaccacacacttatccgggttgaagtccatctgccacttctccgcccagtcttgcattctatctatgtctcgctgcaacttctgacatccctccaaactatccacaacaccacctaccttggtgtcgtcagcaaacttaccaacccatccctccacttcctcatccaggtcatttatgaaaatgacaaacagcaagggtcccagaacagatccctggggcactccactggtcactgacctccatgcagagaaagacccctccacagccactctctgccttctgcaggcaagccagttctggatccacaaggcaacagccccttggatcccatgccctctcactttctcaagaagtcttgcatgggggaccttatcgaacgccttgctgaagtccatatagaccacatccaccgctcttccttcgtcaatgtgtttggtcacattttcaaagaactcaaccaggctcgtaaggcacgacctgcccttgacaaagccgtgctgactacttttgatcatactaaacttctctagatgatcataaatcctgtctctcaggatcctctccatcaacttaccaaccactgaggttagactcaccggtcggtaatttcccgggctgtccctgttccctttcttgaatatagggaccacatctgcaatcctccaatcctccggaacctctcccgtctccatcgacgatgcaaagatcatcgccaaaggctccgcaatctcctccctcgcctcccacagtaacctggggtacatcccatccggtcccggcgacttaccaaccttgatgccattcaatagttccaacacatcctctttctttatgtccacatgctcgatcctttctgtccaccgcaaaccagcagtacaaccacccagatccctttccaccgtgaataccgaggtaaagtattcattaagcagctccgccatttctaacggttccgcacaaacttttcccccttcaccttttaagggtcctatgccttcacatctcatccttttactcttgacatatttgtagaaagccttggggttctccttaatcttacccgccaaggccttctcatgaccccttctcgctctcctaatttccttcttaagctccttcctacatcccgtatactcctctaaatccttaacacctcctagctctcggaaccttctgtacgcctctcttttcttattcaccaggttcatcacaaccttcgtgcaccacggttcccgtaccctaccaacacccccctgtctcatcggaacgttgtcatgcagagctccagacaaacattccttgaaaatcctccactttccttcggtacttttccccaagaatgcctccttccaatttacccgtctaatttcctccctgatgacactgtatttccctttactccagagaaacactggagtgggttacagggatagcgatagggagtgggttacagggatcgggagggagttacagggatagggagggggtctagtgggggctgggagggggttacagggatagggagggggtgtattggggctgggagggggtatcagggatagggagggggtgtagtgggggttgggagggggttacagggatagggagggggtgtggggggctgggagggtgttacaaggatagggagggggtgtagtgggggttgggagggggttacagggatagggagggggttacagggaaagggagggggtgaggggggctgggagggggttacagagatagggagggggtgtagtgggggttgggagggggttacagggatagggagggggtgtagtgggggttgggagggggttacagggatagggagggggtgtattgggggttgggagggggttacagggatagggagggggtgtaggtggggctgggagggggttacagggaaagggagggggtgtggggggctgggagggggtctagggggggctgggagggggttacagggatagggagggggtgtagggggggctgggagggggttacagggatagggagggggtgtagggggggctgggagggggttacagggatagggagggggtgtagggggggctgggaggggattacagggatagggagggggtgtagtgggggctgggagggggttacagggatagggagggggtgtaggtgggggctgggaggggaTTACAGggctagggagggggtgtagggggggctgggaggggattacagggatagggagggggtgtaggggggctgggaggggattacagggatagggagggggtgtagggggggctgggaggggattacagggatagggagggggtgtaggggggctgggagggggttacagggatagggagggggtgtaggggggctgggaggggattacagggatagggagggggtgtaggggggctgggagagggttacagggatagggaaggggtgtaggggggctgggaggggattacagggatagggagggggtgtagggaggctgggagggggttacagggatagggagggggtgtaggggggctgggaggggattacagggatagggagggggtgtagggaggctgggagggggttacagggatagggagggggtgtaggggggctgggaggggattacagggatagggagggggtgtagggaggctgggagggggttacagggatagggagggggtgtaggggggctgggagggggttacagggatagggagggggtgtaggggggctgggagggggttacagggatagggagggggtgtaggggggctgggagggggttacagggatagggagggggtgtaggggggctgggagggggtgtagggggggctgggagggggttacagggatagggagggggtgtaggggggctgggagggggttacagggatagggagggggtgtaggggggctgggagggggttacagggatagggagggggtgtaggggggctgggagggggttacagggatagggagggggtgtaggggggctgggaggggattacagggatagggagggggtgtaggggggctgggagggggttacagggatagggagggggtgtaggggggctgggagggggttacagggatagggagggggtgagccTGTGGCAAGAGTTGAGCACCAGGATTCAAATTGTCAAAAGGAAGTTATTGATGTTTTGCCCCCAGTGTAAAGCGCAGCTTTAACGGCAGTTATTGTTGTTGcagccatagaaactagaagaaggccattcggcccatcgagcctgctccaccattcattttgaccatggctgatcatcagatgcgatatcctgatccccccttctcctcctatccctttagccccaaaagctatatctcatttcttgAAATAACACagccttttggcctcaactacttcctgtggtaatgaattccacacattcgccaccctctcggtgaagacatttctcctcacctcagtcctaaaaggtcttatcctcaatctatgacctcacttctggacacccccacaattgggaacattctttctgaatctaccctctctaatatagatgcagtataatgtggataaatgtgaggttatccactttggtagcaataataggaagatagattattatttgaatgggtgtaaattgagagaggtggatacgcaaagagaccttggagtcctcgtgtatcagtcgctgaaagtaagcgtgcgcaggtacagcaggcagtaaagaaggcaaatggtacgttggcctcatagcgagaggatttgagtatagggatagggatgctttACTGCAATTATGTTGGCCAACAtaccagtgactgatgcacgagaacaccaaggtctcactgaataactacctctctcaatttacaccctttcaaataataatctgcctttccatttttgctagcaaggtggataacctcacatttatccacattatgctgcatctgccatgcagatgtccacacactcagcctgtccaaatcacgctgaagcatctctgcatcctcctcacagctcaccctcccacccaacttcgtatcagctgcaaatttggagataatacattcagttccctcttccaaattattaatatataatgtgagcagttggggtcctagcacagatccctgcggaaccccactggtcactgactgcccatcggaaaaagacccatttataccaacacctttcttcctatctgctaaccagttttcaatccatctcaagacattacctgcaatcccacgtgctttaactttacacagtagtctgttgtgagaccttgtcaaaagccttctgaaagtctaaataaaccccatccactggttctcctcggtcaactctacgagttacatcctcaaagaattccaatagattcatcaagcatgatttcccttttgtaaatccatgctgactttgtctgattataccactgccttccaaatgccgaataatgaaatccttgataatagactctagcaacttccccagtaccgacgttaggctcactggcctatagttccctgttttccccctttttgaatagcgggcttacattagctaccctccaatctgtaggaactagttcagagtccaaagaattttggaaaataactcccaatggatctactatttccagggccacttccttaagtactctgggatgaagattatcaggacctggagatttatccaccttcaatcccatcaatttttccAGCACCATTTCCCTACGACTTGaatggctgaagggccttttctgcgctgtgtgACTCTCTGaatctaaagtttatttcttgGATTTACAGGTGACCATGAGCTGTCCCCTTTCTACTTTCCGAATCGCTACTTTCCTCAAGAATTCTCGGATTTTTCCGTCCAAATCCAACCTGCAATATTTGAGCATCTCAGCCACTCGGAGTAAAGAAGAAGCGAGGAATGTTCCTCACAGCAATCATCTCCAAGAGGGAAAAGATCTGAAAGGTCCAACCAAACCATTACCAAAATGTGCGGATGTGGTGGTAATGGGTGGCGGGAGCCTGGGCTGCCACACCTTGTACCATCTGACGAAAATGGGCATTACCAACGTGGTCCTACTTGAAAGAGACCAGCTGACATCTGGGACCACTTGGCACACTGCGGGTAAGGCTGGGGTTGGGCTGGTGGGGAGTCACGAGGACAGGGAGAATAAATGGACAATATAAGGAGAATGTCTATTTGGCCAAGTCAggacattcaacccatcaaacatgtttaaagtttaaaatgtattttattattgtcacaagtaggcttacattaacactgctcccctagtcgccatactccggcgcctgttcggatacactgagggagaatttagcacggccgatgcaccctaaccagcacgtcttttggacagtgggaggaaactggagcacccggaggaaacccacgcagacatggggagaacgtgcaaattccacacagacagtgacccaagccaggaatcgaacccgggtccctggtgctgtgaggaagcagtgctaaccactgtgtcaccgtgcccccgggaatcgaacccgggtccctggtgctgtgaagcagcagtgctaacccactgtgtcaccgtgcccccgggaatcgaacccgggtccctggcgctgtgaggcagcagtgctaaccactgtgccaccgtgcccctgggaatcgaacccgggtccctggtgctgtgaggcagcagtgctaaccactgtaccaccgtgcccccgggaatcgaacccgggtccctggtgctgtgaagcagcagtgctaacccactgtgtcaccgtgcccccgggaatcgaacccgggtccctggtgctgtgaagcagcagcgctaacccctgtgtcaccgtgcccccgggaatcgaacccgggtccctggtgctgtgaagcagcagtgctaaccactgtaccagccCTCATTCAGATCATGGAAATCTGTCTGTATTTTATCCACTTCGATTCCATTGTCATTCCTCAAAAAAACATCAATCTCGGTTCTGAAACTTTCAGTTCAAAGCCAGTCTCGAGGCGAGAGTTTCAGATTGGTCCGCGCTGTGACAAAGTGTTTCCTCACATCAGCCCTGAATGCTCCCTTTCAGCTCCTGCCCCTGGTTCTGGAATAG from Mustelus asterias unplaced genomic scaffold, sMusAst1.hap1.1 HAP1_SCAFFOLD_3913, whole genome shotgun sequence includes:
- the LOC144490846 gene encoding sarcosine dehydrogenase, mitochondrial-like, which gives rise to VTMSCPLSTFRIATFLKNSRIFPSKSNLQYLSISATRSKEEARNVPHSNHLQEGKDLKGPTKPLPKCADVVVMGGGSLGCHTLYHLTKMGITNVVLLERDQLTSGTTWHTAGLLWQLRPSDIEIELLRHTREVVSKDLEEETGLHTGWIENGGLFIASNKQRLDEYKRLMS